Below is a genomic region from bacterium.
GCATCCACCAAAATAAGCATGGAGGCGTCCCCCAGATTCTCCAGAAGCCCCTCTTCCAGCTGGTGGTAAAGGAAAAAACGCAGCCACGGTTTGGGACCCAGAGAAGACCTCAGACGTTGCACCACCAGGGGCCCCACCCCGTCGTCCCCTCTTTGGGTGTTTCCGTATCCAACTATGTGGACCCTGCCCTCCATGGCCTGTTCGCCCTCATGAATTCCGCCTCAGTTCCAAGACCCGGTCTCCCTGGGGGTTTATCAGCTCTATGAGCAAAGGCATCTGGCCCAAGGCATGGGTGGAGCAGGAAAGACAGGGGTCATAGCAACGTATGGCGCCCTCCACTCGGTTCAGAATCCCCTCCTTTACAATGCCTCCATGAATGTAAGTGCGGGCCACTGAGGTTATGGCACGGTTCATGGCCAGGTTGTTGTGACCTGTGGCCACAATGAGATTCACATCTTCAATGACCCCATGGGAATCCACCCTGTAGTGGTGTATGAGGGTGCCTCTGGGCGCCTCCACCACTCCCACCCCCTCTTCTTGGGCTGGTCTGGGCACTGTGATCCTGACATCCTTGGAGCAAATCACCTCTGTCTGGAGCAACTCTTCTGCCTTTTCCAGAGCGTAGAGAAGCTCCACCAGCCTGGCGTGATGGTAATACAGGGAACCCTGGGGCAGACCGCAGCCTGCTGAAGCACGAAAAGTCTCAAGAGCTTTCTGTGCTCTGGGGGTGGTAATACCGCTGGCTGTGTTGAGCCTGGCCAGAGGCCCCACCCTGTAAGAACCCTCAGGATACCCATCGGGTTTGAAGTAAGGAAACTTCAGGTACGACCACGGCTCCACCTTTTCTCCTATGTATTCCAGGTAATCCCTTGGGGCAAAACGGGCCTTGGGTTCTCCTGCCGGACCCGAAATCTTGATTTCACCGTC
It encodes:
- a CDS encoding Ni/Fe hydrogenase subunit alpha yields the protein MAQLRKITIDPVTRLEGHGKVTIHLDGQGEVLEARFHVTQFRGYERFCKGRPMEEMGAITQRICGICPVSHQLGSAKACDAILGVEIPRAAILLRELLHMGQYIQSHALHFFYLASPDLLLGWDAHPAKRNVVGVLQEFPEAAIQGIRLRSFGQEIIRRLGGKKIHPVFAVPGGVSDALSPQDRDQLLEGFPEMYRAFSCAMEIFQNWWEKNKDEAVGFASFPSNYAGLVDENGNLALYDGEIKISGPAGEPKARFAPRDYLEYIGEKVEPWSYLKFPYFKPDGYPEGSYRVGPLARLNTASGITTPRAQKALETFRASAGCGLPQGSLYYHHARLVELLYALEKAEELLQTEVICSKDVRITVPRPAQEEGVGVVEAPRGTLIHHYRVDSHGVIEDVNLIVATGHNNLAMNRAITSVARTYIHGGIVKEGILNRVEGAIRCYDPCLSCSTHALGQMPLLIELINPQGDRVLELRRNS